A segment of the Capnocytophaga sp. ARDL2 genome:
GTTTTATAATGGGGTAGAATATGATATTCATGAAGCAGAGAATGGTATTTTGAAAATAGTTAAATAATTTTTGAAAAAAAACTGTCTGAGTTTTTTCTTAGGCAGTTTTTTTGTACAGAGCAAACTACATTAAACCTTTTTGAAGATGAGGCATTTCGAGCTTTGATGCTAAGCGAAAATAGATTTTGCAACAAAATAAAGGAGAAAAAAAATAGTGCAGATAGAAAAAAAAATACTTTTGCACTAAAGAAAATTAAAAAAAAAGTGAGGGGATTGTATAAAGTTTTATATTTTTGCCCCGTTAAATTTAAATTTAAAGATTATGTCAGACATTGCATCAAGAGTAAAAGCGATTATCGTTGACAAATTAGGAGTTGACGAAAATGAAGTAACAAACGAAGCAAGCTTCACAAACGATTTAGGAGCTGATTCATTGGACACAGTAGAGTTGATTATGGAATTCGAAAAAGAATTTGATATTCAAATTCCAGACGACCAAGCAGAAAACATTTCTACTGTAGGTCAAGCTATTTCTTATATTGAAGAAGCTAAAAACTAATAACTTCATAAAAACACCTTTCATTGCATTTGTGATGAAAGGTGTTGTTATACTCTATTATCTTTAAATAAAGAACTGTATAAAAATTTTTGTAATAAATATTATGTCATTCAAAGTAAAGAAAGTTAATTTATTAAATATTAAAAGGTTTCATTATTTGTAGAAATGACAAAAATACTTTTGTATGATCGCAATTATTTTACATAAATTAAATAATTTATTTAGGACATTTCTCTAGAATGATTGAAATGTAAAAAGTTTTTCTTATTTTTGAGAAAAATTTTTGTTTTAATAAAACATAGTATATAAATATATGGCATTACGAAGAGTTGTTGTTACAGGATTAGGGGCTCTTACCCCGATAGGAAACAATATCGAAGAATATTGGAACGGCTTGATTAACGGTGTTAGTGGAGCGGCACCTATTACATATTTTGATGCGTCAAAATTCAAAACTCAATTTGCTTGTGAGGTAAAAAACTTTAAAGCGGAGGATTTTATCGACAGAAAAGAGGCAAGAAAAATGGATAGATATACTCAGTATGCAATGGTTACAGCAACTGAAGCTATGCAGGATGCCAACTTTGACTTAGAAAAAATAAATTTAGATAGAGCAGGTGTAATTTGGGGATCTGGAATCGGTGGTTTGCAAACTTTTCAAGATGAGGTGACAAGTTTCAATAACGGAGATGGTACACCAAAATTTAACCCATTCTTTATTCCAAAAATGATTGCTGACATCGCAGGTGGTTTGATTTCGATGAAATACGGCTTGCGTGGTCCAAATTTTACTACAGTTTCGGCTTGTGCGTCTTCTACAAACGCTATCATCGATGCATTCAATTATATTCGTTTGGGTATGGCTGATGTAATGGTTACAGGTGGTTCGGAAGCTGCAGTTACGATGGCGGGTATTGGTGGATTTAATGCTCTTCACGCACTTTCTACAAGAAACGATGATCCAAAAACAGCATCAAGACCAATGGATAAAGACCGCGAAGGTTTTGTATTAGGAGAGGGTGCAGGTGCTTTGGTATTGGAAGAATATGAACACGCAAAAGCTCGTGGTGCAAAAATCTACTGCGAAATCGGTGGTGGAGGTATGTCGGCAGATGCTCATCACATTACCGCTCCTCATCCAGAAGGATTGGGTGCTAAAAATGTAATGATCAACTGTTTGAAAGACGCTGGATTGCAACCTACAGATGTAGATGTACTAAATCTTCACGGTACTTCTACACCTCTTGGAGATATTGCCGAAACAAAAGCTATCAAAGAAGTGTTTGGAGAACATGCCTATACAATGAATCTAAATTCAACAAAATCTATGACAGGTCACTTGTTGGGTGCTACAGGTGCGATCGAAGCTATTTCTTGTATCTTGGCAATCCAAAGAGGAATTTGGCCTCCGACAATCAATCATTTTACAGATGATGAAAACATTGATTCAAAGTTGAACTTTACTTTCAATCAAGCTCAAAAACGCGATATTAAAGTGGCTATGAGCAACACTTTTGGATTTGGAGGACACAACGCTTGTATATTGATGAAAAAAGTAGAAAAATAATGTATTTTCTAAAAAAAATATTTTTCAAAAACGAATCCCGTTCTAAAAAGGACGGGATTTTTTGTAATGAAATTTACAAACGCATTGGTATAGTTCCCAGAAAAGAACATTTTTACAAACAAGCCTTTACACATCGCTCTGTAAACAAGGTAGACGCAAAGGGAAATAGTATCAATAACGAACGATTGGAATTTTTGGGGGATTCGGTATTAAACTATATCACTGCCATTTATTTGTACGACAATTTACCTTCTAAAGACGAAGGTAGCCTGACAAAAATGCGTTCAAAACTCGTGAGTCGTGAGCATCTCAATCAAATTGGAAAAAAACTGGAAGTACTCAAACTACTCGATACCAAAACAGATATCAATCGCTTTAACGACAATGTTGAAGGAAATTTGATCGAATCTCTCATCGGTGCGATCTATCTCGATTATGGGATAGAAATGTGCCGAAAAGTAATTGTAAAATATATAATAAACAATTTCAGTAGCTTAGAATCTTTAGAAGGGAAAATAGCCAGTCATAAAAGTTATATGATCGAATACTTTCAAAAGAAAAAATGGTCGTTTCAATTTATAACTTATGAAGTCAAAAACCACAGACCAAACGAACAGTTTTTTGAAAGCAAACTGGTTGTCAACGAAAAAGAATTGTCAAAAGCCACAGCAACAAGTAAGAAAAAAGCCGAAGAAAAAGCTGCTCAGCGATTGTATTACAAAATGAGACACAAAATGAAATAAACATGGCAAATGCAATGTTATTTTACAATTAACATTTTCAAAAAAGAATGAAATTTTTCCTAAATAAACGTATCTTTGAACGAAAATAATTCAAATTCTACAAGCAAGTATGTATAAATTAGTATTAGACGATTTTTATTACGATGATTTTGTCTTGATTGCTATGACAACTTCGTTAGAAGATTACAAACTTGCCTATTTGATCAATCAGGTCATACAAGTACATCTTTGTAGAGAACGAGATGATGTAAAAATTATAAACAAAACAGGTACGTTTCCATTTTCGCATTATGTATTCAAAGATGATCAATCTTGTATTTGGCGATTGATTACCAATAAATCGTTTGTTACAAATGAAAAAAGTGGTGAAACATTTGATCTGTTTGGGGAGATTCAATCGGTTTGTTATTTTTCATTCGATTACAAAACAGTAGATTTTTGGCTTAAAATCGAAAATGTTGATGATTCTTTTCAGGTCGATCAACTGTTGAAAAAACTAAATTTTATTAAACATATTTCCATGGCTTATCAAGTTGAAATGGAAGATGTAAAAAATATCAATAACTTTATTTTATAATGAGAGCAAGAAAAAAAACAAAAATCATTGCAACCTTAGGGCCTGCATGTAGCTCTAAAGAAATCATCCACCAAATGATTGAAAATGGTGTGGATGTATTTCGTATCAATTTTTCACATGCAAACTATGATGATATTGCTGAACGTATTCGTATAATTAGAGAATTAAACGAAGAATATAGTTATAATACTTCGATTTTAGCCGATTTACAAGGTCCAAAATTGAGAGTAGGTGTGATGGAAGAAGGTGTTTTTGTAAATCCTGGCGACATCATTACTTTTTCTACAGAAAAAGAGTTTGTAGGAACTGCCGAAAAAGTGTATATGAATTACAAGCAATTTCCCAAAGATGTAAAAGCAGGAGAAGTTATTTTGCTCGACGATGGGAAATTGATTTTTGAAGTGATTTCTACCGATCTAGTTCATGAGGTAAAAACTCGTGTAATCCAAGGAGGTGAGTTGAAATCTAAAAAAGGGGTGAATCTTCCCAATACAAACGTATCCCTTCCAGCCCTGACAGAAAAAGACCGTCAAGACGCTGTATTTGCAATTGAAAATGAAGTCGATTGGATTGCTCTTTCATTTGTGAGAAGTAGTGAAGATTTGGAAGATTTGCGTAAATTGATTACTCAATATGCACCATATAAAATTCCTATTATTGCCAAGATTGAAAAACCAGAAGCGGTAGAAAATATAGACGAAATTGTCTCTCACTGCGATGGTATGATGGTAGCTCGTGGAGATTTGGGGGTTGAAATTCCTGCTCAAGAAGTGCCATTGATTCAGAAAAAGTTAGTTCACAAGGCAAAATACGCTCGTATTCCAGTAATTATTGCAACACAAATGATGGAAAGTATGATTACGAGTCTTACGCCTACACGTGCAGAGGTAAATGATGTTGCCAATTCTGTAATGGACGGTGCGGATGCTGTAATGCTTTCTGGAGAAACTTCCGTTGGAAATTACCCTGTACAAGTGGTAGAAAAAATGAGTTCGATTTTGCAAAGTGTAGAAAATTCGGAATTAATCAAATTACCGTTAAATGATCCAAAAATCAGAACAAAGCGTTTTATAACCAAATCTATCTGTCTACATGCTGCGATAATGTCCAACGATATCGAGGCAAAAGTAATTAATACCTTGACCAATTCGGGATATACAGCTTTCCAAATTTCTGCTTGGCGTCCCAAAGCACATATTTTGGCGTTTACATCCAATAAACGAATGCTCACACAACTCAATTTATTATGGGGAGTAACGGCGTATTGGTATGACAAATACGAAAGTACAGATGTCACCATTGAAGATATCAACCGTATTGCTGAAGAAAAAGGTTATGTAGCCAAAGGAGATTTTACACTCAATTTGGCATCGATGCCAATCAAAGAAAAAGGAATGGTAAACACAATAAGAGTTTCGGAAATATGAAAAAAATAATTGCACTATTAGGAATTGCCGTGTTGAGTATATCTTGCGGAAAAAAAGAAAAAACAGTGTCGGCTACAGCCAATGTCTCTCCAGAAGAACTTTTGGTGATTGAGGGAAAGGCCTTGTTTGAGAGCAATCGTGCGGCTTGTGCCTCTTGTCATAAACCCAACCAGAAAATCATTGGACCAAGTATCAAAGAAATCGTAAAAGTTTACGAAGAGCAAAATGGTGATATGATTGCCTTTTTGAAAAAAAAAGCAAAACCGATTGTAGATCCTGAACAATATAGCGTAATGGAAACCAATTTTGCAATTTTAAAGACTATGACAGATAGAGAGTTAGAGTCTTTGGTAGCATATATGTACAGTGAAAAATAATAAAAAACGAGGCAAACGCCTCGTTTTTATTTCCTTTTCATCGCCTCTATAGGGTTGAGAGAATGAATGATATATGATGGTACGATTAGAATCAAATAACAGAGGATGACAAATAGTAAATTGACCATTGCGATTTGAAAAATATCAAAATGCACAGGAGCTTCTTTTACATAGTACTGTGCTGGGTCGAGTGTAATTATACCCCATTGATATTGGATAAATAATAGACCTAATCCTATTAAATTTCCCCAAAACAATCCGTTGAGTAAAATATAAGTTGTTTGAAATAAAAATATTTTTCGTATAGATGAAATTCTCATTCCCAAGGCTTGCAAAGTTCCAATCATTTGAGTTCGTTCAATAACCAAAACCAATAAAACTACAATCATATTGATAGCACCAACACCAATCATCAATGATAAAATGATATAAATATTAATGTCAAAGATTTTCAACCATTCAAAAATATTGTAAAATTTATCAGTGATAGGCACAGCATTTAATTCAGACGGAATGTTTTCATAGATTTTTTCTGAAATAAAATCAATTTTTTTAAAATCATCAATCAAAACTTCAAAAGCACCAATTTCGTTTTCGCTCCATCGGTTCAATCGTTGGATGTGCTTTAAATCGCCGTACATAAAATTTTTATCCAATTGTTCGATGCCCGAAGTATAAAGACCTACAACAGTAAACCCTCTTACAATGGGTTGTTCGTGCGAATCATTTCTTAGGAAATAAGTTTGTACTTTATCTCCAATTTTTATGTTTAATCGATTGGCAATGTAATCTGAAAGAATGATTTCGTTGGTCATGCCTTCGTTTTCAAATTGAGGTAAGCGACCTTGTGTGAGATAGTCTTTTATTTTTTTCCAATAAAAATCCTTGTCCACACCTTTGAAGATGATGCCTTCAAAAGATTCGTTCGTGCGAATGACACCTGCTTTGGTAGCGATGGGGTGTACAGAAATTATTCCGCTAATTTGTTGAAATATAGGATAAGACGCCTGTTTTTTTTCAATCGAAGTAGTAGTAACTTCGGAATGGTTGTTGTCGTAATTGGATATGGTGATATGTCCTGCAAAGGATGTAACTTTATCTCGTAGTTTCAATTGCAATCCCGTTCCTGTCGAAAAAGCAATTAGTATCATAATCATAGCCAAAGAAACCGCTGCAATGGCGATTTTTACAATGGGAGCCGACACGCTGTTTTTATAATTGCGTGAAGATATTAATTTACGAGTTACAAATAATTCAACTTTCAAAATGATTTATTTTTTAAATACTAACTAAAATCTCGGTTATAAAATAGAACTTTCTAATTTTTGTACCGTACTCCGTATGGGAGTAGACACCTCTGTTAATTTACCAAAGCTGACACATTGGGTTATGTATGGTTCAACTCTATCAAGTTGCTTTGCGGAACTTCGACATCAATCAGTTGGCGACACGGAGTGTCAAACTATGCGTAACCCCAAGTGTAAACTTGGGGGGTAAGTATAGATCACTCAAAAAAAACGACTCGGAGAGTCGAACAATTCTAATCTTTTTCGTTTCTTTTTCTATTTTTACAAAATCAAAATTTTTGATGAAATTGAGTAAATAACTACCTTCTTTTATATTAGATTTTTGTGTACTCTTGTTTTAATTTTGATTTTATATTCTCCAAAAATAATAAATCTTTTTTAATTTGTCAAAAAGCCATTTCATCTATTATAAATAACGGTTTCTAATGTTGTGATTTTTGTCTATCGAAAAGAATCTTTATATTTACCCTATACTATAAAATATAGAACAATCCAAACATTCGAAAAAAAACAAAATCTAAATTTCATGACAAAAAAACATACATTTTTTATCACATTAGCTCTTATGTATTTAGGAGTAAATTTTTCTTGCAATGCTCAACCTAATTCTTCAACGGTTGAAAAAACTGTTGAAATATCCGAAACTCCTATTCGCACGGGAGCTGATCGTTCTGAACTTTATTTACCTTTATTGAAAGAAAAAAAAGTGGGCATTCTTACCAATCAATCGGGGAATGTTTTCATTACTACAAAATCTGTAATTTCAAATGATAGTATCGCTTGTAAATTGACAATCGAACAAAAATCGCAAAGTTTGGTAGATTTTTTACTTGAAAAAGGTGTTTCGGTACAAAAAGTTTATGCTCCCGAACACGGTTTTAGAGGTACTGCTGATGCGGGCGAACTCATAAAAGACGGAAAAGATACCAAAACGGGACTACCTATTATTTCGTTGTATGGAAATAATAAAAAACCTACCGAAAAACACTTGGAAAATATTGATGTTATGTTGTTTGACTTACAAGATGTTGGGGTGCGTTTTTATACCTATATTTCGTCTTTGCACTATTTGATGGAAGCCTGTGCCGAGCAAAATATTCCTGTAATTGTATTAGATAGACCTAATCCTATTGGTAGCAAAATCGATGAACCTATACTGGATATGAATTACAAAAGTTTTGTGGGAATGCACCCAATTCCCGTTTTACACGGAATGACGATTGGGGAATATGCACAAATGATTAACGGTGAAAAATGGCTAAAAAATAGTATCCAATGCGATTTGACAGTGATTCCTTGTGAAAATTACACCAAAAATAAAAAATATAGTTTACCAGTAAAACCTTCGCCAAATTTACCTAACGACCAATCGATACAATTGTATGCGAGTTTGTGTTTTTTTGAAGGAACTAATGTGAGCGTAGGAAGAGGAACTTCAACACAATTTCAAGTGTATGGTTCGCCATTTTTGAAAAATATGCCCTACAAATTTACTCCACAACCCAACGAAGGAGCAAAAAGTCCGATGCATCAAGGGAAAGTGTGTTATGGGGAGGATTTGACCCAATACGACAAACAACCAGGATTGGACTTGCAATGGGTCATTAAAGCCTATAAACATACGAGTGATAAAAAAGTGTTTTTCAATAAGTTTTTCAATACATTGGCAGGATCAGGCGTCTTGAGAAAGCAAATAGAGCAAAACCTTTCGGAAAAAGAAATCAAAAAATCATGGGAAAAAGGATTGGAAGATTTTGAAAAAACTAGAAAGAAATATTTGATTTATGAGGAGTAATGGAAATTGAATGAAGAAATTTTTCACAGAGTTTTTAGTTTAAAATATTTTCTCATAAAGAAAAATTGTTATAAATTTGCATGCAATTCAACTATAATTGCAAATGAAAGCACATACTTCAAAAATAGTAGGTCAGGGGCTTACCTATGACGATGTACTTCTTATTCCGGCTTATTCGGAGGTTTTGCCACGAGAAGTAAATATTCAAACAAAATTTACAAAAAATATTACACTAAACGTTCCTATTATTTCTGCTGCGATGGATACAGTAACAGAAAGTGATATGGCGATTGCGATGGCTCGTGAAGGAGGAATCGGTGTTTTGCATAAAAACATGACCATCGAGCAACAGGCATTGGAAGTGAGGAAAGTGAAAAGAGCAGAGTCGGGGATGATTATCGATCCTGTGGTTTTGCCTTTGGACGCTACGGTTGCCGATGCAAAACAAGCTATGAGAGAACATGGAATTGGTGGTATTCCTGTAGTTGACGAAAATAAAGTATTGAAAGGAATTGTTACCAACAGGGATTTGCGTTTTGAAAAAGATGGAAAACGCTCTATTGAAGAGGTGATGACTTCGGGGACAATTGTTACTGCTTTGGAAGGAACTACTTTGGAGGATGCTGAACATATTTTACAAGAAAACAAAATCGAAAAATTGCCAGTGGTGGATGCTGACAATAAATTGGTTGGGTTGATTACTTTCCGTGATATTACCAAATTGACTCTTAAACCCAATGCAAACAAAGACAAATTTGGTCGTTTGAGAGTCGCAGCGGCGATTGGAGTTACAGCAGATGCTGTAGAAAGAGCTTCGGCATTGGTTGCAGCAGGTGTAGATGCTTTGATTATCGACACAGCTCATGGACACTCAAAAGGTGTAATCGGAACTTTAAAAGCGGTAAAAGCTCAGTTTCCACAAGTAGATGTGGTGGTAGGAAATATCGCTACAGCAGAGGCGGCTCTTTATTTGGTAGAGGCTGGAGCTGATGCAGTAAAAGTGGGAATTGGTCCAGGTTCTATTTGTACTACTCGTGTAGTTGCTGGTGTAGGATTTCCACAGTTTTCGGCAGTAATGGAAGTTGCTGCTGCCTTGAGAGGAACAGGAGTGCCTGTAATTGCAGACGGTGGATTGAAATACACAGGAGATATTCCTAAAGCTATTGGAGCAGGTGCTGACGCTGTAATGTTGGGTTCTATGTTGGCAGGAACGAAAGAATCTCCAGGTGAAACAGTAATCTTTGAAGGAAGAAAATTCAAAACTTACCGTGGAATGGGGTCTGTAGAATCTATGAAACACGGTTCGAAAGATCGTTACTTCCAAGATGTAGAAGACGATGTAAAAAAATTGGTTCCAGAAGGAATCGAAGGTCGTGTACCTTACAAAGGAGAATTGATTGAGTCTATGACGCAATTCATCGGAGGATTGAGAGCCGGTATGGGATACTGCGGAGCAAAAGATATTACTACGCTACAAGAAACAGCAAGATTTGTACAATTGACAGTCTCTGGTATTGGTGAATCTCACCCTCATGGTGTGACCATTACAAAAGAAGCTCCAAATTATTCAAGATAATCGAGTGATATAATGATAAAAACCGCCTTTTTGGCGGTTTTTTTTATTGAAAATTATTTCCCATCAATCAAATGAAACAATTCCATAGCTTTTCCGTCAGTGAGTAGCGAAATAAAACTACAAACCGTGAGTAGTCGAGTGTAAAGACATTCGCTGTCGCTATGGTATTGTTTGGGTAACAAACGCAAAATCAAATCGTCGTAATGAGTTGTTGTTCCTTCAAAACGATGATTGACCGCTGTGATGAATTTTTTCAAAAGCGTGTGTAAAACTTTGTAACCTACAATTTCTTTTTCCACCACTTCTTTGCTTTCGTACACATTGGATTTGCTTATGTTGATGATGTCTTTCATCTGAGCAACAAAACTACATTTATCTGTAAGTGAATGAGCAAATTCACCTGTCAAAATGGCTTCTTCGTTTTCCATAAACACTCGTACCACATCGTTGATTAAACTACCAATGGCTAATGCTCTCAAATAACTCACGCGTTCTTGAGTGGTTTGTAATTCTGAGTATTTACTTGGGTTGATGTAGTCTTTTACGATTTTTAACAAAT
Coding sequences within it:
- a CDS encoding acyl carrier protein translates to MSDIASRVKAIIVDKLGVDENEVTNEASFTNDLGADSLDTVELIMEFEKEFDIQIPDDQAENISTVGQAISYIEEAKN
- a CDS encoding c-type cytochrome; translated protein: MKKIIALLGIAVLSISCGKKEKTVSATANVSPEELLVIEGKALFESNRAACASCHKPNQKIIGPSIKEIVKVYEEQNGDMIAFLKKKAKPIVDPEQYSVMETNFAILKTMTDRELESLVAYMYSEK
- the guaB gene encoding IMP dehydrogenase, coding for MKAHTSKIVGQGLTYDDVLLIPAYSEVLPREVNIQTKFTKNITLNVPIISAAMDTVTESDMAIAMAREGGIGVLHKNMTIEQQALEVRKVKRAESGMIIDPVVLPLDATVADAKQAMREHGIGGIPVVDENKVLKGIVTNRDLRFEKDGKRSIEEVMTSGTIVTALEGTTLEDAEHILQENKIEKLPVVDADNKLVGLITFRDITKLTLKPNANKDKFGRLRVAAAIGVTADAVERASALVAAGVDALIIDTAHGHSKGVIGTLKAVKAQFPQVDVVVGNIATAEAALYLVEAGADAVKVGIGPGSICTTRVVAGVGFPQFSAVMEVAAALRGTGVPVIADGGLKYTGDIPKAIGAGADAVMLGSMLAGTKESPGETVIFEGRKFKTYRGMGSVESMKHGSKDRYFQDVEDDVKKLVPEGIEGRVPYKGELIESMTQFIGGLRAGMGYCGAKDITTLQETARFVQLTVSGIGESHPHGVTITKEAPNYSR
- a CDS encoding IPExxxVDY family protein, with the protein product MYKLVLDDFYYDDFVLIAMTTSLEDYKLAYLINQVIQVHLCRERDDVKIINKTGTFPFSHYVFKDDQSCIWRLITNKSFVTNEKSGETFDLFGEIQSVCYFSFDYKTVDFWLKIENVDDSFQVDQLLKKLNFIKHISMAYQVEMEDVKNINNFIL
- the pyk gene encoding pyruvate kinase — encoded protein: MRARKKTKIIATLGPACSSKEIIHQMIENGVDVFRINFSHANYDDIAERIRIIRELNEEYSYNTSILADLQGPKLRVGVMEEGVFVNPGDIITFSTEKEFVGTAEKVYMNYKQFPKDVKAGEVILLDDGKLIFEVISTDLVHEVKTRVIQGGELKSKKGVNLPNTNVSLPALTEKDRQDAVFAIENEVDWIALSFVRSSEDLEDLRKLITQYAPYKIPIIAKIEKPEAVENIDEIVSHCDGMMVARGDLGVEIPAQEVPLIQKKLVHKAKYARIPVIIATQMMESMITSLTPTRAEVNDVANSVMDGADAVMLSGETSVGNYPVQVVEKMSSILQSVENSELIKLPLNDPKIRTKRFITKSICLHAAIMSNDIEAKVINTLTNSGYTAFQISAWRPKAHILAFTSNKRMLTQLNLLWGVTAYWYDKYESTDVTIEDINRIAEEKGYVAKGDFTLNLASMPIKEKGMVNTIRVSEI
- a CDS encoding ABC transporter permease codes for the protein MKVELFVTRKLISSRNYKNSVSAPIVKIAIAAVSLAMIMILIAFSTGTGLQLKLRDKVTSFAGHITISNYDNNHSEVTTTSIEKKQASYPIFQQISGIISVHPIATKAGVIRTNESFEGIIFKGVDKDFYWKKIKDYLTQGRLPQFENEGMTNEIILSDYIANRLNIKIGDKVQTYFLRNDSHEQPIVRGFTVVGLYTSGIEQLDKNFMYGDLKHIQRLNRWSENEIGAFEVLIDDFKKIDFISEKIYENIPSELNAVPITDKFYNIFEWLKIFDINIYIILSLMIGVGAINMIVVLLVLVIERTQMIGTLQALGMRISSIRKIFLFQTTYILLNGLFWGNLIGLGLLFIQYQWGIITLDPAQYYVKEAPVHFDIFQIAMVNLLFVILCYLILIVPSYIIHSLNPIEAMKRK
- a CDS encoding exo-beta-N-acetylmuramidase NamZ domain-containing protein, with the translated sequence MTKKHTFFITLALMYLGVNFSCNAQPNSSTVEKTVEISETPIRTGADRSELYLPLLKEKKVGILTNQSGNVFITTKSVISNDSIACKLTIEQKSQSLVDFLLEKGVSVQKVYAPEHGFRGTADAGELIKDGKDTKTGLPIISLYGNNKKPTEKHLENIDVMLFDLQDVGVRFYTYISSLHYLMEACAEQNIPVIVLDRPNPIGSKIDEPILDMNYKSFVGMHPIPVLHGMTIGEYAQMINGEKWLKNSIQCDLTVIPCENYTKNKKYSLPVKPSPNLPNDQSIQLYASLCFFEGTNVSVGRGTSTQFQVYGSPFLKNMPYKFTPQPNEGAKSPMHQGKVCYGEDLTQYDKQPGLDLQWVIKAYKHTSDKKVFFNKFFNTLAGSGVLRKQIEQNLSEKEIKKSWEKGLEDFEKTRKKYLIYEE
- the fabF gene encoding beta-ketoacyl-ACP synthase II gives rise to the protein MALRRVVVTGLGALTPIGNNIEEYWNGLINGVSGAAPITYFDASKFKTQFACEVKNFKAEDFIDRKEARKMDRYTQYAMVTATEAMQDANFDLEKINLDRAGVIWGSGIGGLQTFQDEVTSFNNGDGTPKFNPFFIPKMIADIAGGLISMKYGLRGPNFTTVSACASSTNAIIDAFNYIRLGMADVMVTGGSEAAVTMAGIGGFNALHALSTRNDDPKTASRPMDKDREGFVLGEGAGALVLEEYEHAKARGAKIYCEIGGGGMSADAHHITAPHPEGLGAKNVMINCLKDAGLQPTDVDVLNLHGTSTPLGDIAETKAIKEVFGEHAYTMNLNSTKSMTGHLLGATGAIEAISCILAIQRGIWPPTINHFTDDENIDSKLNFTFNQAQKRDIKVAMSNTFGFGGHNACILMKKVEK
- the rnc gene encoding ribonuclease III, yielding MYFLKKIFFKNESRSKKDGIFCNEIYKRIGIVPRKEHFYKQAFTHRSVNKVDAKGNSINNERLEFLGDSVLNYITAIYLYDNLPSKDEGSLTKMRSKLVSREHLNQIGKKLEVLKLLDTKTDINRFNDNVEGNLIESLIGAIYLDYGIEMCRKVIVKYIINNFSSLESLEGKIASHKSYMIEYFQKKKWSFQFITYEVKNHRPNEQFFESKLVVNEKELSKATATSKKKAEEKAAQRLYYKMRHKMK